A region of the Methylomagnum ishizawai genome:
TCGCCCTCGGGGCCGATCCCCGCAAGGTGGCGGTCACGGGCAATATCAAATTCGATATCGAATTCCCGGCCCCGCTGCGCGAACAGGCCACGGCCTTGCGGGAAACCCTGTTTCCGGGCCGTCCGGTGTGGATCGCGGGCAGCACCCACCCGGGCGAGGAAGAACAGGTGCTCGCCGCCCACGCCCAGGTGCGGTCGGTGTTGCCCGATGCCTTGTTGATCCTGGCACCGCGCCATCCCGATAGGTTCCAGGAAGTGCGGACCTTGTGCGCCAAAACCGGAATCCCGCTGCGCTGCCGTGGCGAATCCTTGCCTTGCGAAGCCGGGACCGGGGTTTTCCTGCTCGACAGCCTGGGGGAATTGCGTTGTTTCTATGGTGCCGCCGATGTGGCTTTTGTCGGCGGCAGCTTGATTCCGCAGGGCGGACATAATGTACTGGAACCGGCGGTGGCGGGCGTTCCGGTATTGTTCGGGCCGCATATGTTCAATTTCGCGGAGATCGCCCGGCGGCTGGAAGACAGCGGCGGTGCCCGTTCCGTCGCCGATGCGGACGGATTGGCGGCGACCGTGATGGATTGGCTAACCGATTTCGATACCCGGTCCGAAATAGGTGCCAAAGCCTCCGCTTTCGTGGATGGAAACCGTGGGGCCGTGGCCCGTGTGGTGGAACCCATCTCGGCTTTGCTACAAAGCCGCCTGGATTCGGGCCGGACCATCGATACCTAAATCGGCGCGGGTTTCGGCTATACTCCGACCCTGGTTTTTCCTCGCCAGATTTTGCCCACCTCAAATAGGGGATCACATGAATATCGCTATCCAGGCAGTTGTATTATCGGGCGGGTCCGGCACCCGCCTCTGGCCGTTTTCGCGCGAATCCTATCCCAAGCAATTCCTATCGTTCACCGGCAGCGGCACCCTGTTCCAGGACACGGTGACCCGCGTGGTCGATTGGGGCGCGGCGGACAGCGGCTTGTTCCAAGTGCTGCCGCCCCTGGTGGTGTGCAACGAAATGCACCGCTTCCTGGTGGCCGAGCAATTGCGGCAATTGGGCTTGGAAAAAAGCCCGATCCTGCTGGAACCCATGGGCCGCAACACCGCCCCGGCCCTGACCCTGGCCGCTTTGCAGGCGGTGGAGCAAGGGGCCAATCCGGTATTATTGGTGCTGCCCTCGGACCATTATGTCGCCAACCTGGAAGGTTTCCAGCAACGTTTGGCGGAAGCCATCAAACTCGCCGCCACCGGCGTGATCGCGACCTTCGGTATCGTCCCGGACAAACCCGAAACCGGGTTCGGCTATATCCATCGGGGGGCGGATTTGGGGGATAACGCCTTCGTCCTGGGCGGGTTCCGGGAAAAACCCGACGCCGCCACGGCTTCCGAGTATCTGTTCTCCGGCGAATACTTCTGGAATAGCGGTATCTTCATCCTGCGGGCGCAAACCTGGCTGGAGGAAATCGCCACCCATAGGCCGGATATCCTCGAAGCCTGCGCCCAGGCCATGGCGCTGAGCAAGCGCGACGGCGATTTCATCCGCGCCGACAAGGCCGCGTTCTCCCGTTGCCCCAGCGATTCCATCGATTACGCGGTCATGGAAAGACTGGCTGGTTTCCCGTCGGAAACGCCCCGCGCCGTGGTCCTGCCGCTGGATGTGGGCTGGTCCGACCTGGGTTCCTGGCCGGCGTTGACTTCGGTGCGTCCCACCGACCACGACGGCAATGTCATGATCGGCGATGTGTTCACCAAGGACACCCACAATTCGGTGCTGTATTCGCAGAGCCGGTTCGTGGCGGCGGTGGGCATCACCGACGTGGTGGTGATCGAAACCACCGACGCCGTGCTGGTCGCCCACAAGGACCGCGCCCAGGATGTCAAGGCCATCACCGACCATTTGAAGAAGACCGAGCGTTCCGAGCATGTCTTCCATGCCAAGGTCCACCGGCCCTGGGGCAATTACGAATCCATCGGCAACGGTTCGCGCTACCAGGTCAAGCGCCTGACCATCGCGCCGGGCGGCACGCTGTCCCTGCAATTG
Encoded here:
- the waaA gene encoding lipid IV(A) 3-deoxy-D-manno-octulosonic acid transferase, producing MRRLYTALFYAATPFILGRLAWRGLKLPAYRERWGERFARYAPVPGGEGMAWFHAVSVGEAEAAFPLIRAFRARHPGLPILVTCTTPTGSARIGAVLGDTVAHVYLPYDLPGVVARFLDHFRPCLGVVLETEIWPNLYRECARRGIPLAIVNGRLSEKSARGYGRIAGLVAESLAAVGWIAAQTSLDAKRYVALGADPRKVAVTGNIKFDIEFPAPLREQATALRETLFPGRPVWIAGSTHPGEEEQVLAAHAQVRSVLPDALLILAPRHPDRFQEVRTLCAKTGIPLRCRGESLPCEAGTGVFLLDSLGELRCFYGAADVAFVGGSLIPQGGHNVLEPAVAGVPVLFGPHMFNFAEIARRLEDSGGARSVADADGLAATVMDWLTDFDTRSEIGAKASAFVDGNRGAVARVVEPISALLQSRLDSGRTIDT
- a CDS encoding mannose-1-phosphate guanylyltransferase/mannose-6-phosphate isomerase, which encodes MNIAIQAVVLSGGSGTRLWPFSRESYPKQFLSFTGSGTLFQDTVTRVVDWGAADSGLFQVLPPLVVCNEMHRFLVAEQLRQLGLEKSPILLEPMGRNTAPALTLAALQAVEQGANPVLLVLPSDHYVANLEGFQQRLAEAIKLAATGVIATFGIVPDKPETGFGYIHRGADLGDNAFVLGGFREKPDAATASEYLFSGEYFWNSGIFILRAQTWLEEIATHRPDILEACAQAMALSKRDGDFIRADKAAFSRCPSDSIDYAVMERLAGFPSETPRAVVLPLDVGWSDLGSWPALTSVRPTDHDGNVMIGDVFTKDTHNSVLYSQSRFVAAVGITDVVVIETTDAVLVAHKDRAQDVKAITDHLKKTERSEHVFHAKVHRPWGNYESIGNGSRYQVKRLTIAPGGTLSLQLHHHRAEHWIVVKGTARVTRGEESFLLTENESTFIPLGVRHRLENPGAIPLEIIEVQSGSYLGEDDIVRFEDRYNRLES